One region of Catenuloplanes indicus genomic DNA includes:
- a CDS encoding CBS domain-containing protein, with amino-acid sequence MTTAREIMTTDVTCVGENEYLSAAAKKMADLDVGSLPICGVDNKIKGVITDRDIVVKVLGKGKDPNSITAGTLAQGEAITIGADDDAREILRTMSQHQVRRLPVIDGTSLVGIIALADVARAMSDRPVGDLLEALSQNGR; translated from the coding sequence ATGACGACGGCTCGCGAGATCATGACGACTGACGTGACCTGCGTCGGCGAGAACGAGTACCTGTCGGCCGCGGCGAAGAAGATGGCGGACCTGGACGTCGGGTCGCTGCCGATCTGCGGCGTGGACAACAAGATCAAGGGTGTGATCACCGACCGCGACATCGTGGTGAAGGTGCTCGGCAAGGGCAAGGACCCGAACTCGATCACCGCGGGCACACTCGCGCAGGGTGAGGCGATCACGATCGGCGCGGACGACGACGCCCGGGAGATCCTGCGCACGATGTCGCAGCACCAGGTGCGCCGGCTGCCGGTGATCGACGGCACCAGCCTGGTCGGCATCATCGCGCTGGCCGACGTGGCCCGCGCCATGTCCGACCGCCCGGTCGGCGACCTGCTCGAGGCGCTGTCCCAGAACGGCCGCTGA